A single Anopheles funestus chromosome 2RL, idAnoFuneDA-416_04, whole genome shotgun sequence DNA region contains:
- the LOC125761615 gene encoding uncharacterized protein LOC125761615 isoform X2, which yields MCVKVDGEIGDGEAEWQEINYPGQIMHRMPAPINTHRRGLLTISPGTTGAEGIIFRLEEQLKLPGMLATRVQLDCTKMQQKFCLPSDAVSTKHRYSKEARPCGGRKTYEGREGRRTGKRARLKRTEGRMD from the exons atgtgTGTGAAGGTGGACGGCGAAATTGGCGATGGTGAAGCGGAGTGGCAGGAAATAAATTATCCCGGACAAATAATG CATCGGATGCCAGCGCCAATCAATACGCATCGCCGAGGACTACTGACAATTTCGCCTGGGACCACAGGAGCGGAAGGAATCATTTTCCGGTTGGAGGAGCAGCTAAAGTTGCCGGGAATGCTGGCTACCAGGGTGCAGTTGGATTGCAcaaaaatgcagcaaaaattTTG TCTTCCATCGGACGCCGTCAGCACCAAGCACCGGTATTCTAAGGAAGCCCGTCCTTGTGGAGGAAGGAAGACGTACGAGGGGCGAGAGGGAAGGCGAACGGGCAAGCGCGCGCGGCTGAAGCGGACCGAAGGAAGGATGGATTGA
- the LOC125761615 gene encoding uncharacterized protein LOC125761615 isoform X1 yields MCVKVDGEIGDGEAEWQEINYPGQIMKHRMPAPINTHRRGLLTISPGTTGAEGIIFRLEEQLKLPGMLATRVQLDCTKMQQKFCLPSDAVSTKHRYSKEARPCGGRKTYEGREGRRTGKRARLKRTEGRMD; encoded by the exons atgtgTGTGAAGGTGGACGGCGAAATTGGCGATGGTGAAGCGGAGTGGCAGGAAATAAATTATCCCGGACAAATAATG AAGCATCGGATGCCAGCGCCAATCAATACGCATCGCCGAGGACTACTGACAATTTCGCCTGGGACCACAGGAGCGGAAGGAATCATTTTCCGGTTGGAGGAGCAGCTAAAGTTGCCGGGAATGCTGGCTACCAGGGTGCAGTTGGATTGCAcaaaaatgcagcaaaaattTTG TCTTCCATCGGACGCCGTCAGCACCAAGCACCGGTATTCTAAGGAAGCCCGTCCTTGTGGAGGAAGGAAGACGTACGAGGGGCGAGAGGGAAGGCGAACGGGCAAGCGCGCGCGGCTGAAGCGGACCGAAGGAAGGATGGATTGA
- the LOC125761601 gene encoding uncharacterized protein LOC125761601 isoform X1, which yields MMSSFGGLQSGGGLNYTGIDCVDAGSLSIVKQEPTVHTLASADGGTNVGGNSHHHFQQTTFMMDALSSNPMLTTASMPIPSRNTSHQRMMQSDLDFANEMEQFRSSGQLLHDVGAMTAGGNNAGSFQPGSLPTQLDGMFGIPNGWDNMILTAEGIDIGPMNVAGLQMMDTWNNLISPSSTVSSVTPLDDGGIQQVMVGETTSIVMGGGGIGLGNGQQLMEEFEVYPLEDFNDGLLCNDLNTIDGLFHDDITLLSQPLSQQSPNLSGDSAIILSPSLPQQILGRSSNQSLSSGGLAILAGENTVGSVGSNSVSSGFGPVTGGMQLLTNDPMVAAGYTNTNSNNSLLYDEQTRISSSPFELYTKQEPGSAVQSPLAFSPSSHGSSPSISEGGHLMVPQPSSGGASAKNLLQQQLQSTFNNNNNNTLYSSGPSTISAGKLIKSGGATSPGNNNNESAKNQNIGASNSGLDGSIAQQQQQQMPLRVSRRGFNFSRNSGNVGQVQHNPKYSTLQQLLMSNTSDRLGSGGNLVLGQSVPAGSSSSGLLTAAALSPGGGSYSGRRLLQAQLQAGTTAAVSVGSNAGTSGTSMSRLSSSAPTHISGFEQIWQRREPRPHLLSTGSLAEAGSTSSLSTGSILSPEAPDFSHDEGYSDDSDHYEDYSSGEDSDSEDTGKVSSSASKAKRYFWQYNVQAKGPKGQRLVIKTQVEDPHVLNAVTDPVFSPHCSVRGIKNLRLQHSGKARKGDGNDLTPNPRKLHNIGKELDKLGRVINDMKPVSELPFNARPKTRKEKNKLASRACRLKKKAQHEANKIKLYGLETEHKRLMNGIFHLKQILVSKCSNAVTTGENSEEYKQQLDTLVQTSSKIKIAGNSTEFVNKMLENVRTGNNTSIDTVLEHF from the exons ATGATGAGTAGCTTCGGCGGCTTGCAGAGTGGAGGCGGCCTTAACTACACCGGCATTGACTGTGTTGACGCAGGAAGCCTTTCGATCGTAAAGCAGGAACCGACGGTACACACGCTTGCTTCCGCAGACGGCGGAACGAACGTCGGCGGCAACAGCCACCACCACTTCCAACAGACAACTTTCATGATGGATGCACTGAGCAGTAACCCGATGTTGACAACGGCCTCGATGCCGATACCGTCCCGTAACACCAGCCACCAGCGCATGATGCAGTCGGATCTCGATTTTGCCAACGAGATGGAACAGTTCCGCAGCTCCGGTCAGCTGCTGCACGATGTTGGAGCGATGACCGCGGGCGGCAATAATGCCGGCAGCTTCCAGCCGGGCAGTCTTCCGACACAGCTGGACGGTATGTTTGGCATCCCGAACGGGTGGGACAACATGATCCTTACCGCGGAAGGTATCGATATTGGACCGATGAATGTGGCCGGTCTGCAGATGATGGATacgtggaacaatttaatttCGCCATCCTCCACGGTGTCGTCGGTAACGCCGCTCGATGACGGCGGTATTCAGCAGGTGATGGTCGGCGAGACGACTTCGATTGTGATGGGAGGTGGCGGTATTGGGCTTGGAAATGGGCAGCAGCTGATGGAAGAGTTCGAGGTCTATCCGCTGGAAGATTTCAACGATGGACTGTTGTGCAATGATTTGAACACGATCGACGGTCTGTTTCACGATGATATAACGCTGCTCAGCCAGCCGCTTAGCCAACAGTCGCCGAATCTAAGCGGTGACAGTGCCATCATCCTGTCACCCAGTCTGCCGCAGCAGATACTGGGTCGTTCGTCGAACCAGAGCCTTTCGTCCGGTGGGTTAGCGATCTTGGCGGGTGAGAATACGGTTGGCAGCGTCGGCAGTAACAGCGTATCGTCGGGCTTTGGTCCCGTTACCGGTGGAATGCAACTGCTCACGAATGACCCAATGGTGGCGGCAGGCTATACCAACacgaacagcaacaacagcttGCTGTACGACGAGCAGACGCGCATCTCGTCGTCACCGTTCGAGCTGTACACGAAGCAGGAACCGGGCAGTGCAGTACAGTCACCGTTGGCATTTTCACCCAGCAGTCACGGTTCCAGCCCGTCCATTTCCGAGGGTGGCCATCTGATGGTACCGCAACCATCGTCCGGAGGTGCCAGTGCGAAGAATTTACTCCAGCAACAGTTGCAAAGCACgttcaataacaacaacaacaacacgctGTACAGTAGCGGACCCAGCACGATCAGTGCTGGAAAGTTGATAAAGAGTGGTGGTGCCACGTCTCccggtaacaacaacaacgaatcaGCCAAGAATCAGAACATTGGTGCCAGCAACTCAGGACTCGATGGATCGATcgcgcagcaacagcaacagcaaatgcCGTTGCGTGTTTCTCGCCGAGGTTTTAACTTTAGCAGGAACAGCGGTAATGTCGGCCAGGTGCAGCATAATCCCAAGTATTCCACCCTGCAGCAGCTGCTGATGAGCAACACATCGGATCGGTTGGGCAGCGGTGGTAATCTGGTGCTCGGCCAGTCCGTTCCAGCTGGCAGCAGTTCGTCCGGATTGCTTACGGCTGCTGCACTCAGCCCTGGTGGAGGAAGCTACTCAGGCCGTCGGCTGCTGCAGGCCCAGCTACAGGCGGGAACGACCGCGGCCGTATCGGTCGGCTCGAATGCCGGTACGTCCGGCACATCCATGTCGCGGCTTTCCTCGTCCGCGCCGACACACATTTCCGGATTCGAACAGATTTGGCAGCGTCGCGAACCACGACCCCATCTACTGTCGACGGGTAGTTTGGCCGAGGCTGGATCAACCTCTTCACTCAGCACCGGCAGTATCCTTAGCCCCGAGGCACCCGATTTCTCGCACGATGAAGGATACTCCGACGACAGTGATCATTATGAGGATTATTCTAGCGGTGAAG ATTCCGACAGTGAGGATACGGGCAAGGTTTCGTCGAGTGCCAGCAAGGCGAAGCGCTACTTCTGGCAGTACAATGTGCAGGCGAAGGGCCCGAAAGGGCAACGGTTGGTCATCAAGACGCAGGTGGAGGATCCGCACGTGCTGAACGCGGTCACCGATCCAGTCTTCAGTCCGCACTGCTCCGTTCGTGGCATCAAG AATCTTCGTTTACAGCACAGCGGCAAGGCACGGAAGGGTGACGGTAACGATTTGACGCCGAACCCCCGCAAGCTGCACAACATTGGCAAGGAGCTGGATAAGCTCGGACGCGTCATCAACGATATGAAGCCGGTCAGCGAGCTACCGTTCAATGCACGGCCAAAGAcgcgaaaggaaaagaacaaGCTTGCATCGCGGGCATGCCGGTTGAAGAAGAAGGCCCAGCACGAAGCGAACAAGATCAAGTTGTACGGGCTGGAGACGGAACACA AGCGTCTCATGAACGGAATATTCCACTTGAAACAGATCCTAGTGTCCAAGTGTAGCAATGCTGTAACGACGGGCGAGAATTCAGAAGAGTACAAACAGCAACTGGACACACTGGTGCAGACGTCATCCA AGATAAAAATTGCTGGTAATTCGACTGAGTTCGTCAACAAAATGTTGGAGAATGTGCGGACGGGCAACAACACTAGCATAGACACGGTGTTGGAACATTTCTAG
- the LOC125761601 gene encoding uncharacterized protein LOC125761601 isoform X2 produces the protein MMSSFGGLQSGGGLNYTGIDCVDAGSLSIVKQEPTVHTLASADGGTNVGGNSHHHFQQTTFMMDALSSNPMLTTASMPIPSRNTSHQRMMQSDLDFANEMEQFRSSGQLLHDVGAMTAGGNNAGSFQPGSLPTQLDGMFGIPNGWDNMILTAEGIDIGPMNVAGLQMMDTWNNLISPSSTVSSVTPLDDGGIQQVMVGETTSIVMGGGGIGLGNGQQLMEEFEVYPLEDFNDGLLCNDLNTIDGLFHDDITLLSQPLSQQSPNLSGDSAIILSPSLPQQILGRSSNQSLSSGGLAILAGENTVGSVGSNSVSSGFGPVTGGMQLLTNDPMVAAGYTNTNSNNSLLYDEQTRISSSPFELYTKQEPGSAVQSPLAFSPSSHGSSPSISEGGHLMVPQPSSGGASAKNLLQQQLQSTFNNNNNNTLYSSGPSTISAGKLIKSGGATSPGNNNNESAKNQNIGASNSGLDGSIAQQQQQQMPLRVSRRGFNFSRNSGNVGQVQHNPKYSTLQQLLMSNTSDRLGSGGNLVLGQSVPAGSSSSGLLTAAALSPGGGSYSGRRLLQAQLQAGTTAAVSVGSNAGTSGTSMSRLSSSAPTHISGFEQIWQRREPRPHLLSTGSLAEAGSTSSLSTGSILSPEAPDFSHDEGYSDDSDHYEDYSSGEDSDSEDTGKVSSSASKAKRYFWQYNVQAKGPKGQRLVIKTQVEDPHVLNAVTDPVFSPHCSVRGIKHSGKARKGDGNDLTPNPRKLHNIGKELDKLGRVINDMKPVSELPFNARPKTRKEKNKLASRACRLKKKAQHEANKIKLYGLETEHKRLMNGIFHLKQILVSKCSNAVTTGENSEEYKQQLDTLVQTSSKIKIAGNSTEFVNKMLENVRTGNNTSIDTVLEHF, from the exons ATGATGAGTAGCTTCGGCGGCTTGCAGAGTGGAGGCGGCCTTAACTACACCGGCATTGACTGTGTTGACGCAGGAAGCCTTTCGATCGTAAAGCAGGAACCGACGGTACACACGCTTGCTTCCGCAGACGGCGGAACGAACGTCGGCGGCAACAGCCACCACCACTTCCAACAGACAACTTTCATGATGGATGCACTGAGCAGTAACCCGATGTTGACAACGGCCTCGATGCCGATACCGTCCCGTAACACCAGCCACCAGCGCATGATGCAGTCGGATCTCGATTTTGCCAACGAGATGGAACAGTTCCGCAGCTCCGGTCAGCTGCTGCACGATGTTGGAGCGATGACCGCGGGCGGCAATAATGCCGGCAGCTTCCAGCCGGGCAGTCTTCCGACACAGCTGGACGGTATGTTTGGCATCCCGAACGGGTGGGACAACATGATCCTTACCGCGGAAGGTATCGATATTGGACCGATGAATGTGGCCGGTCTGCAGATGATGGATacgtggaacaatttaatttCGCCATCCTCCACGGTGTCGTCGGTAACGCCGCTCGATGACGGCGGTATTCAGCAGGTGATGGTCGGCGAGACGACTTCGATTGTGATGGGAGGTGGCGGTATTGGGCTTGGAAATGGGCAGCAGCTGATGGAAGAGTTCGAGGTCTATCCGCTGGAAGATTTCAACGATGGACTGTTGTGCAATGATTTGAACACGATCGACGGTCTGTTTCACGATGATATAACGCTGCTCAGCCAGCCGCTTAGCCAACAGTCGCCGAATCTAAGCGGTGACAGTGCCATCATCCTGTCACCCAGTCTGCCGCAGCAGATACTGGGTCGTTCGTCGAACCAGAGCCTTTCGTCCGGTGGGTTAGCGATCTTGGCGGGTGAGAATACGGTTGGCAGCGTCGGCAGTAACAGCGTATCGTCGGGCTTTGGTCCCGTTACCGGTGGAATGCAACTGCTCACGAATGACCCAATGGTGGCGGCAGGCTATACCAACacgaacagcaacaacagcttGCTGTACGACGAGCAGACGCGCATCTCGTCGTCACCGTTCGAGCTGTACACGAAGCAGGAACCGGGCAGTGCAGTACAGTCACCGTTGGCATTTTCACCCAGCAGTCACGGTTCCAGCCCGTCCATTTCCGAGGGTGGCCATCTGATGGTACCGCAACCATCGTCCGGAGGTGCCAGTGCGAAGAATTTACTCCAGCAACAGTTGCAAAGCACgttcaataacaacaacaacaacacgctGTACAGTAGCGGACCCAGCACGATCAGTGCTGGAAAGTTGATAAAGAGTGGTGGTGCCACGTCTCccggtaacaacaacaacgaatcaGCCAAGAATCAGAACATTGGTGCCAGCAACTCAGGACTCGATGGATCGATcgcgcagcaacagcaacagcaaatgcCGTTGCGTGTTTCTCGCCGAGGTTTTAACTTTAGCAGGAACAGCGGTAATGTCGGCCAGGTGCAGCATAATCCCAAGTATTCCACCCTGCAGCAGCTGCTGATGAGCAACACATCGGATCGGTTGGGCAGCGGTGGTAATCTGGTGCTCGGCCAGTCCGTTCCAGCTGGCAGCAGTTCGTCCGGATTGCTTACGGCTGCTGCACTCAGCCCTGGTGGAGGAAGCTACTCAGGCCGTCGGCTGCTGCAGGCCCAGCTACAGGCGGGAACGACCGCGGCCGTATCGGTCGGCTCGAATGCCGGTACGTCCGGCACATCCATGTCGCGGCTTTCCTCGTCCGCGCCGACACACATTTCCGGATTCGAACAGATTTGGCAGCGTCGCGAACCACGACCCCATCTACTGTCGACGGGTAGTTTGGCCGAGGCTGGATCAACCTCTTCACTCAGCACCGGCAGTATCCTTAGCCCCGAGGCACCCGATTTCTCGCACGATGAAGGATACTCCGACGACAGTGATCATTATGAGGATTATTCTAGCGGTGAAG ATTCCGACAGTGAGGATACGGGCAAGGTTTCGTCGAGTGCCAGCAAGGCGAAGCGCTACTTCTGGCAGTACAATGTGCAGGCGAAGGGCCCGAAAGGGCAACGGTTGGTCATCAAGACGCAGGTGGAGGATCCGCACGTGCTGAACGCGGTCACCGATCCAGTCTTCAGTCCGCACTGCTCCGTTCGTGGCATCAAG CACAGCGGCAAGGCACGGAAGGGTGACGGTAACGATTTGACGCCGAACCCCCGCAAGCTGCACAACATTGGCAAGGAGCTGGATAAGCTCGGACGCGTCATCAACGATATGAAGCCGGTCAGCGAGCTACCGTTCAATGCACGGCCAAAGAcgcgaaaggaaaagaacaaGCTTGCATCGCGGGCATGCCGGTTGAAGAAGAAGGCCCAGCACGAAGCGAACAAGATCAAGTTGTACGGGCTGGAGACGGAACACA AGCGTCTCATGAACGGAATATTCCACTTGAAACAGATCCTAGTGTCCAAGTGTAGCAATGCTGTAACGACGGGCGAGAATTCAGAAGAGTACAAACAGCAACTGGACACACTGGTGCAGACGTCATCCA AGATAAAAATTGCTGGTAATTCGACTGAGTTCGTCAACAAAATGTTGGAGAATGTGCGGACGGGCAACAACACTAGCATAGACACGGTGTTGGAACATTTCTAG